From Lasioglossum baleicum chromosome 2, iyLasBale1, whole genome shotgun sequence, a single genomic window includes:
- the LOC143218074 gene encoding uncharacterized protein LOC143218074: MMLRLVCSLAFCLLVQQACYARELSAHRSRREATGETNGHQPHPVATSDSATDRTSGDLETAASGHHGHHHESGGGENHHADHHEEHGAKGEKGYKSHHHHDKNDKGEHDKHHDSGHHEEHGGHKKGHHDEHEKYGEHHAGEKGHKGGKFGEKKGHKKGHKTKGYHNKFHKDEYHKEHKFYDDYHKGGHHKKHGDFHGQHEKKEGEHKKEGHQHSGYHEDHHGKKGHHDKGHLDEQHKGHHGKHGHDEHYSHHDSFGKKGDHHSGKKFGYNKGHKG; the protein is encoded by the coding sequence ATGATGCTCCGGCTTGTGTGTTCCCTCGCCTTCTGCCTGCTGGTGCAGCAGGCGTGTTACGCGCGAGAGTTGAGCGCACACCGTAGTCGTCGGGAGGCCACGGGAGAAACCAACGGTCACCAGCCACATCCGGTGGCGACTTCCGATTCCGCGACCGACCGCACTTCCGGTGATCTTGAGACGGCTGCTTCGGGTCATCACGGTCATCACCACGAGTCCGGCGGCGGCGAGAATCATCACGCGGACCACCACGAGGAGCACGGGGCCAAGGGCGAGAAAGGCTACAAGAGCCATCATCATCACGACAAGAACGACAAAGGTGAGCACGACAAGCACCATGACTCCGGCCACCACGAGGAACACGGCGGACACAAGAAGGGCCACCATGACGAGCACGAGAAATATGGGGAGCACCATGCAGGAGAGAAGGGGCACAAGGGTGGAAAGTTCGGCGAGAAAAAGGGACACAAGAAGGGCCATAAGACCAAAGGGTACCACAACAAGTTCCACAAGGACGAGTACCACAAAGAGCACAAGTTCTACGACGACTACCACAAAGGTGGGCATCACAAGAAGCACGGGGATTTCCATGGACAGCACGAGAAGAAAGAGGGCGAGCACAAGAAAGAAGGGCACCAACACTCCGGTTACCATGAGGACCATCACGGGAAGAAAGGGCATCACGATAAAGGGCATCTCGACGAGCAGCACAAGGGGCATCACGGAAAACATGGTCACGACGAGCATTACAGCCATCATGATTCGTTTGGCAAGAAGGGTGACCATCACTCTGGGAAGAAGTTTGGATACAATAAGGGACACAAGGGCTGA